DNA sequence from the Phycisphaerae bacterium genome:
CCGATCAGAAACACGGGCGGCCTGTTGCATGTTGTGCGTGACCAGGGCGACCGTGTAGCTCGCTTTCAGCTCGTCAATGAGATCCTCGATTCGGGCGGTGGCGATCGGATCAAGAGCCGAACAGGGCTCATCCATCAGCAAGACCTCGGGTTGCAGGGCGATGGCCCGGGCGATGCAGAGCCGCTGCTGCTGGCCGCCGGAGAGGGCAAAGGCGCTCTCATCGAGTTTGTCCCGGACTTCGTCCCACAGGGCCGCCTGTCTCAACGACTGCTCAACAAGTTCTTCGATATTGCCACGGTAGCCGTTGATCGTCGCTCCCCAGGCCACGTTACGGAAGATCGACTTGGGGAACGGATTGGGTTTCTGGAAGACCATGCCAATGCGCCGACGTAGTTCTACTGGGTCGGTTCTCGTATCGTGGATGTCCTGGCCCAGATAGTAGGCCTTGCCACTGACCGTCATGTGGGGGATGAAGTCGTTCATGCGGTTGAACGCCCGAAGCAGCGTACTCTTGCCGCATCCAGACGGTCCGATGATGGCCGTCACCTGCTTCTCGAGAATCTCCAGGGTTGCCCCACGTACGGCGCTGAAGTCGCCGTATCGGATGGTGAAGGACTCGGTTCGGAGAACAGGGCGAGCCGTCGTGGTCTCGGTTGGGTCGGAGTGGTTTGCACTGGCCGCCGGAGTTAGAGACTGTCTGATCCTGGGCAACCGAACCTGAGGAACAGGCAGCTTCGGGCCGGATCCACGGTTCTTTGTCATGCTCGTGGGTTTCTCTGTCACAATCACCACGTCGCCTTCCTTTGCTGCCATCCGCGAATCGCGATGGCTACAGCGTTGATAGACAAGAGGATCGCCAGCAGCACGATGATGGCACCGGCCGCGAGTCGATGGAACTCGGCCTGCGGCTGATCGCACCAATTGAAGATCTGGATCGGCAGGGCGGTGAAGGCATCACCGAGCCCGCTCGGCACGAAGGCGATGTATGCCTGAGCACCGATCATGACCAGCGGGGCGGCTTCTCCGATCGCTCGCGAGATCGCCAGAATCACGCCGGTTGCGATACCGGGCAGCGCGGCCGGCAGAACGTGATGCCACACCATCTGCCAGCGCGTTGCCCCCAGGGCATATGCGGCCTGGCGTATGGAGTTGGGCACCGCCGCCAGAGCTTCCTGTGAGGCGATGATGATGACCGGCAGCACAAGCAGGGCCATGGTGAGGCCGCCGGCCAGCACACTTCGCCCCATGGCCATCCAGCGGATGAAGATCGCTAGGCCGAGGATGCCGTACACGATCGACGGCACGCCAGCCAGGTTGGTGATGTTGAGTTGAATGAAACGGGTAAAGCGGGTCTTTGTTGCGTATTCCTCAAGGTAGACCGCCGCCCCCAGGCCCAATGGCACGGAAACCCCCGCGGTGATTATGATCAG
Encoded proteins:
- the pstB gene encoding phosphate ABC transporter ATP-binding protein, which encodes MTKNRGSGPKLPVPQVRLPRIRQSLTPAASANHSDPTETTTARPVLRTESFTIRYGDFSAVRGATLEILEKQVTAIIGPSGCGKSTLLRAFNRMNDFIPHMTVSGKAYYLGQDIHDTRTDPVELRRRIGMVFQKPNPFPKSIFRNVAWGATINGYRGNIEELVEQSLRQAALWDEVRDKLDESAFALSGGQQQRLCIARAIALQPEVLLMDEPCSALDPIATARIEDLIDELKASYTVALVTHNMQQAARVSDRTAFMYMGELIEVDATDTLFTRPADQRTQDYITGRFG
- the pstA gene encoding phosphate ABC transporter permease PstA, which codes for MTEAPARFEPRLARRRAIGRLFSGLCLALTFAGVGILALLLGRVAMDGWQCISLQFLTNFPSIMFPEKAGIKSALWGTIWLIIITAGVSVPLGLGAAVYLEEYATKTRFTRFIQLNITNLAGVPSIVYGILGLAIFIRWMAMGRSVLAGGLTMALLVLPVIIIASQEALAAVPNSIRQAAYALGATRWQMVWHHVLPAALPGIATGVILAISRAIGEAAPLVMIGAQAYIAFVPSGLGDAFTALPIQIFNWCDQPQAEFHRLAAGAIIVLLAILLSINAVAIAIRGWQQRKATW